The following proteins come from a genomic window of Streptomyces liliiviolaceus:
- a CDS encoding SACE_7040 family transcriptional regulator, which translates to MATRTDAPTRREQILKEAARLFAERGFHGVGVDEIGAAVGISGPGLYRHFAGKDAMLAELLVGISEQLLTGGKRRVAESGGSPEALLDSLIEGHIDFALDDRPLITLHDRELDRLRDSDRKLVRQLQRQYVELWVAVVREIHPALAEPGARSAVHSVFGLLNSTPHLVRPGSLPGRAGTAELLHRMARGAFAAAGEPGAPEVP; encoded by the coding sequence ATGGCCACCAGAACCGACGCCCCCACCCGCCGCGAGCAGATCCTGAAGGAAGCCGCCCGGCTCTTCGCCGAGCGCGGCTTCCACGGGGTCGGCGTCGACGAGATAGGCGCCGCGGTCGGCATCAGCGGGCCCGGTCTGTACCGCCACTTCGCGGGCAAGGACGCGATGCTCGCCGAGCTGCTGGTGGGGATCAGCGAGCAGCTGCTGACCGGGGGAAAGCGCCGCGTGGCGGAGTCCGGCGGGAGCCCGGAGGCGCTCCTCGACTCGCTCATCGAGGGGCACATCGACTTCGCGCTCGACGACCGCCCGCTGATCACCCTGCACGACCGCGAGCTGGACCGCCTGCGCGACAGCGACCGCAAGCTCGTACGGCAGCTGCAGCGGCAGTACGTCGAGCTGTGGGTGGCGGTCGTACGGGAGATCCACCCCGCGCTGGCCGAGCCGGGCGCCCGTTCGGCCGTGCACTCGGTCTTCGGGCTGCTGAACTCCACACCGCATCTGGTGAGGCCCGGGTCGCTGCCCGGACGGGCGGGGACGGCGGAACTGTTGCACCGTATGGCGAGGGGCGCGTTCGCGGCGGCCGGGGAGCCCGGGGCGCCGGAGGTGCCCTGA
- a CDS encoding sodium:solute symporter translates to MAVDYTVIVVYLAGMLAMGWWGMRRAKSKSDFLVAGRRLGPTMYSGTMAAIVLGGASTIGGVGLGYQYGLSGAWMVFTIGLGLLALSLFFSARIARLKVYTVSEMLDLRYGGRAGVISGLVMWAYTLMLAVTSTIAYATIFDVLFDMNRTVAIVLGGSIVVAYSTLGGMWSITLTDMVQFVVKTIGVLLLLLPIAVVKAGGFSEMKAQLPTGYFDPLGIGGETIFTYVLIYTFGMLIGQDIWQRVFTAGSDRTAKWGGTVAGTYCLVYALAGAVIGTAAKVLYPKLASPDDAFATIVKDELPVGVRGLVLAAALAAVMSTSSGALIACATVANNDIWSRLRGAVRPGATQGGDHDEVKGNRLFILVMGIAVICTAIALNNVVEALTVAYNLLVGGLLVPILGGLLWKRGTAQGALAAVVVGGLAVVGLMATYGILANEPVYYGLLASLAVYVIVSLATPATDAAVLAAWRERLAGRGSEPAAELKEESVTR, encoded by the coding sequence ATGGCCGTCGACTACACCGTGATCGTCGTCTATCTCGCCGGAATGCTGGCCATGGGCTGGTGGGGCATGCGCCGCGCCAAGTCCAAGAGCGACTTCCTGGTCGCCGGACGGCGGCTCGGCCCCACGATGTACTCGGGCACGATGGCCGCGATCGTCCTCGGCGGCGCGTCCACCATCGGCGGCGTCGGCCTCGGCTACCAGTACGGGCTCTCCGGCGCCTGGATGGTCTTCACCATCGGCCTCGGGCTCCTCGCCCTGTCCCTCTTCTTCTCGGCGCGCATCGCCCGGCTGAAGGTCTACACGGTCTCCGAGATGCTCGACCTGCGCTACGGCGGCCGGGCCGGCGTGATCTCGGGCCTGGTCATGTGGGCGTACACCCTCATGCTCGCGGTGACGTCGACCATCGCGTACGCCACCATCTTCGACGTCCTCTTCGACATGAACCGGACGGTCGCGATCGTCCTCGGCGGTTCGATCGTCGTCGCGTACTCGACGCTCGGCGGCATGTGGTCGATCACCCTCACCGACATGGTGCAGTTCGTCGTGAAGACGATCGGTGTGCTGCTGCTCCTGCTGCCCATCGCCGTCGTCAAGGCCGGCGGGTTCAGCGAGATGAAGGCGCAGCTGCCCACCGGCTACTTCGACCCGCTGGGCATCGGCGGCGAGACGATCTTCACGTACGTGCTCATCTATACGTTCGGCATGCTGATCGGGCAGGACATCTGGCAGCGCGTCTTCACCGCGGGCAGCGACCGCACCGCCAAGTGGGGCGGCACCGTCGCGGGCACCTACTGCCTGGTCTACGCGCTCGCCGGCGCCGTCATCGGCACGGCCGCCAAGGTCCTCTACCCGAAGCTGGCCAGCCCGGACGACGCCTTCGCCACGATCGTCAAGGACGAACTGCCCGTCGGGGTACGGGGACTCGTGCTCGCCGCCGCCCTCGCGGCCGTGATGTCCACGTCCTCCGGAGCCCTCATCGCCTGCGCGACCGTCGCCAACAACGACATCTGGTCGCGGCTGCGCGGCGCCGTCCGGCCGGGAGCCACACAGGGCGGCGACCACGACGAGGTCAAGGGCAACCGCCTCTTCATCCTCGTCATGGGCATCGCCGTCATCTGTACGGCCATCGCCCTCAACAACGTCGTCGAGGCCCTGACCGTCGCCTACAACCTTCTCGTCGGCGGCCTCCTCGTGCCCATCCTCGGCGGTCTGCTCTGGAAGCGCGGGACCGCCCAGGGCGCCCTCGCCGCCGTCGTGGTCGGCGGTCTCGCGGTCGTCGGCCTGATGGCCACGTACGGCATCCTCGCGAACGAGCCCGTCTACTACGGACTCCTCGCCTCCCTCGCCGTGTACGTGATCGTCTCCCTCGCCACGCCCGCCACCGACGCGGCGGTGCTCGCCGCCTGGCGCGAACGCCTCGCGGGCCGCGGCTCCGAGCCCGCCGCCGAACTCAAGGAAGAGAGTGTCACCCGATGA
- a CDS encoding phosphatase: protein MPIPVTPSRADLLDHLVQTRIAGNVATPRENNLSHYRKLANGDRNYWLGLELGDRWTDEQDVLAVMAERCGVNDDPEYRYGQDTIDPELTVDALERMAGRLRKAAAGRQRVLFATGHPGGLLDVHRATAAALRAAGCEIVVIPDGLTTDEGYVFQFADVAVLEHGATLWHTHSGEPMRAILKGLEGEGRPLPDLVVADHGWAGCAGQLGVDSVGYADCNDPALFLAEAEGTVQVTVPLDDHVTSPRHYDPMTAYLLDAAGLTAAG from the coding sequence ATGCCGATACCCGTGACCCCCAGCCGCGCCGACCTCCTCGACCACCTCGTCCAGACGCGTATCGCGGGCAACGTGGCCACCCCCCGCGAGAACAACCTCTCCCACTACCGCAAGCTGGCCAACGGCGACCGCAACTACTGGCTCGGTCTGGAGCTCGGCGACCGCTGGACCGACGAGCAGGACGTCCTCGCGGTGATGGCGGAGCGGTGCGGCGTGAACGACGACCCGGAGTACCGGTACGGCCAGGACACCATCGACCCCGAGCTGACCGTGGACGCGCTGGAGCGCATGGCGGGCCGCCTGCGCAAGGCCGCCGCCGGCAGACAGCGCGTGCTGTTCGCGACGGGCCACCCGGGCGGCCTGCTCGACGTGCACCGCGCCACCGCCGCCGCCCTGCGCGCGGCCGGCTGCGAGATCGTCGTCATCCCGGACGGCCTGACGACGGACGAGGGGTACGTCTTCCAGTTCGCCGACGTCGCCGTCCTGGAGCACGGCGCGACCCTGTGGCACACCCACTCGGGCGAGCCGATGCGGGCGATCCTGAAGGGCCTGGAGGGCGAGGGCCGCCCGCTGCCCGACCTGGTCGTCGCCGACCACGGCTGGGCGGGCTGCGCGGGCCAGCTGGGCGTGGACTCCGTGGGCTACGCGGACTGCAACGACCCGGCCCTGTTCCTCGCGGAGGCGGAGGGCACGGTCCAGGTGACCGTCCCCCTGGACGACCACGTGACGAGCCCCCGCCACTACGACCCGATGACGGCGTACCTGCTGGACGCGGCGGGCCTGACCGCGGCCGGCTAG
- a CDS encoding acyl-CoA dehydrogenase family protein, translated as MRRTVFSEDHEAFRETLRAFIEAEVVPVYDEWFAAGQAPRDFYYKLAELGVFGIRVDEEFGGAGIDSYKFEAVMYEETARAGVSFGGSGVHVLLGLPYIKALATDEQKKRFLPKFVSGEEMWALAMTEPGTGSDLAGMKTTAKLSEDGTHYVLNGAKTFITGGVHADRVIVCARTSPSTAEDRRFGISLFAVDTKSEGYSVGRKLDKLGLKTSDTAELAFVDVKVPVEDLLGEENKGFYYLGGNLPSERWGIAFGAYAQAAAAVRFAKEYVLERTVFGKPVSHFQNTKFELAACQAEVDAAQAVADRALEALDQGELSAAEAASAKLFCTEVAHRVIDRCLQLHGGYGFMNEYPIARLYADNRVNRIYGGTSEIMKSIIAKNMGL; from the coding sequence GTGCGCCGTACGGTGTTCAGCGAGGATCACGAGGCGTTCCGGGAGACCCTGCGCGCCTTCATCGAGGCCGAGGTCGTCCCCGTCTACGACGAGTGGTTCGCGGCGGGCCAGGCGCCCCGCGACTTCTACTACAAGCTCGCCGAGCTGGGCGTCTTCGGCATCCGGGTGGACGAGGAGTTCGGCGGCGCCGGCATCGACTCGTACAAGTTCGAGGCCGTGATGTACGAGGAGACCGCCCGCGCGGGTGTCTCCTTCGGCGGTTCCGGTGTGCACGTGCTGCTGGGCCTGCCCTACATCAAGGCGCTCGCCACCGACGAGCAGAAGAAGCGCTTCCTGCCGAAGTTCGTCTCCGGCGAGGAGATGTGGGCCCTCGCGATGACCGAGCCGGGCACCGGCTCCGACCTCGCGGGCATGAAGACCACCGCCAAGCTCAGCGAGGACGGCACGCACTACGTCCTCAACGGCGCCAAGACCTTCATCACCGGCGGCGTGCACGCCGACCGCGTGATCGTCTGCGCCCGCACCTCCCCGTCCACGGCCGAGGACCGCCGCTTCGGCATCTCCCTCTTCGCCGTCGACACCAAGTCCGAGGGCTACTCGGTGGGCCGCAAGCTCGACAAGCTCGGGCTGAAGACCTCCGACACCGCCGAGCTGGCGTTCGTCGACGTGAAGGTGCCCGTCGAGGACCTCCTCGGCGAGGAGAACAAGGGCTTCTACTACCTCGGCGGCAACCTGCCCTCCGAGCGCTGGGGCATCGCGTTCGGCGCGTACGCGCAGGCCGCCGCGGCCGTCCGCTTCGCCAAGGAGTACGTCCTTGAGCGCACGGTCTTCGGCAAGCCGGTCTCGCACTTCCAGAACACCAAGTTCGAACTGGCCGCCTGCCAGGCCGAGGTCGACGCCGCCCAGGCGGTCGCCGACCGCGCCCTGGAGGCACTCGACCAGGGCGAGCTGTCGGCCGCCGAGGCCGCGTCCGCGAAGCTGTTCTGCACCGAGGTCGCGCACCGCGTCATCGACCGCTGCCTCCAGCTGCACGGCGGCTACGGCTTCATGAACGAGTACCCGATCGCCCGCCTGTACGCGGACAACCGCGTCAACCGCATCTACGGCGGCACCAGCGAGATCATGAAGTCGATCATCGCGAAGAACATGGGCCTGTAA
- a CDS encoding acyl-CoA thioesterase, translating into MSQALEGLLDLLDLERIEQDIFRGQSRFAVVPRVFGGQVAAQALVAAGRTVPADRHAHSLHAYFLRAGDAGAPIVYTVDRIRDGRSFTTRRVVAVQHGQPIFHLSASFQTYEEGMDHQAAMPPAPDPETLETTAEMLPRYLEAYGDQGVAQRMLEARAAVDLRYVDAPPFASVGKPREPRSQVWFRTNGKLDGAIDEPLLHVCLATYVSDMTLLDSVLLAHGRGGWVTGDVVGASLDHAMWFHRPFRADEWLLYDQESPSAAGGRGLGQARIYTQDGRLAITVIQEGVVRIPRDARNTP; encoded by the coding sequence ATGAGTCAGGCACTTGAGGGCCTGCTCGATCTGCTCGACCTTGAGCGGATCGAGCAGGACATCTTCCGCGGTCAGTCACGCTTCGCCGTCGTCCCGCGCGTCTTCGGCGGGCAGGTCGCGGCGCAGGCGCTGGTCGCTGCGGGGCGCACGGTCCCCGCGGACCGGCACGCCCACTCGCTGCACGCCTACTTCCTGCGGGCCGGCGACGCGGGCGCGCCCATCGTCTACACCGTCGACCGCATCCGCGACGGCCGGTCCTTCACGACCCGCCGGGTGGTCGCCGTCCAGCACGGGCAGCCGATCTTCCATCTCTCCGCGTCGTTCCAGACGTACGAGGAGGGCATGGACCACCAGGCCGCCATGCCGCCCGCGCCCGACCCGGAGACGCTGGAGACCACGGCCGAGATGCTGCCGCGGTACCTGGAGGCGTACGGGGACCAGGGTGTCGCCCAGCGGATGCTGGAAGCCCGGGCCGCCGTCGACCTGCGCTATGTCGACGCGCCGCCGTTCGCGAGCGTCGGCAAGCCGCGCGAACCGCGCTCGCAGGTCTGGTTCCGCACGAACGGCAAGCTCGACGGCGCGATCGACGAGCCGCTGCTGCACGTCTGCCTCGCCACGTACGTCTCCGACATGACGCTCCTCGACTCCGTGCTGCTCGCCCACGGGCGCGGCGGCTGGGTCACCGGGGACGTCGTCGGGGCCTCCCTCGACCACGCGATGTGGTTCCACCGCCCCTTCCGCGCCGACGAATGGCTCCTGTACGACCAGGAGTCGCCGTCCGCGGCCGGGGGACGGGGGCTCGGGCAGGCCCGGATCTACACGCAGGACGGGCGGCTGGCGATCACGGTGATCCAGGAGGGCGTGGTCCGGATCCCGCGGGACGCTCGAAACACCCCCTAG
- a CDS encoding carboxyl transferase domain-containing protein: MHEAPELHSAADPASEAWRNNEAAHHALVGELRRKLAAARLGGGERARARHTARGKLLPRDRVDTLLDPGSPFLELAPLAADGLYEGQAPAAGVIAGIGRVAGRECVVVANDATVKGGTYYPMTVKKHLRAQEVALENRLPCVYLVDSGGAFLPMQDEVFPDRDHFGRIFYNQARMSGAGIPQIAAVLGSCTAGGAYVPAMSDEAVIVRGQGTIFLGGPPLVKAATGEVVTAEELGGGEVHSRVSGVTDHLAEDDAHALRIVRTIVSTLPDRAPLPWSVTQGTEPKVDPAGLYGAVPVDSRTPYDVREVIARVVDGSRFAEFKSEFGQTLVTGFAHIHGHPVGIVANNGILFSESAQKGAHFIELCDQRGIPLLFLQNISGFMVGRQYEAGGIAKHGAKMVTAVACTRVPKLTVVVGGSYGAGNYSMCGRAYSPRFLWMWPNAKISVMGGEQAASVLATVKRDQLEGRGESWPTDEEEAFKDPIRTQYETQGNAYYATARLWDDGVIDPMETRQVLGLALTACANAPLGDPQFGVFRM, translated from the coding sequence ATGCACGAGGCACCGGAGCTCCACAGCGCGGCCGATCCCGCGTCGGAGGCCTGGCGGAACAACGAGGCGGCGCACCACGCCCTCGTCGGCGAACTGCGGCGCAAGCTCGCCGCTGCCCGGCTCGGCGGCGGTGAGCGGGCCCGCGCCCGGCACACCGCCCGCGGCAAGCTGCTGCCGCGCGACCGCGTGGACACGCTGCTCGACCCCGGCTCACCGTTCCTGGAGCTGGCCCCGCTGGCGGCCGACGGGCTCTACGAGGGGCAGGCCCCGGCGGCGGGCGTCATCGCGGGCATCGGCCGGGTCGCGGGCCGCGAGTGCGTGGTGGTCGCCAACGACGCCACGGTCAAGGGCGGCACGTACTACCCCATGACGGTGAAGAAGCACCTGCGCGCCCAGGAGGTGGCGCTGGAGAACCGCCTCCCCTGCGTCTACCTGGTGGACTCGGGCGGCGCCTTCCTCCCCATGCAGGACGAGGTCTTCCCCGACCGCGACCACTTCGGCCGGATCTTCTACAACCAGGCCCGGATGTCCGGGGCGGGCATCCCGCAGATCGCGGCCGTCCTCGGCTCGTGCACGGCCGGCGGGGCGTACGTCCCGGCGATGAGCGACGAGGCCGTCATCGTGCGCGGCCAGGGCACGATCTTCCTCGGCGGCCCGCCCCTGGTGAAGGCCGCGACCGGCGAGGTCGTCACGGCGGAGGAGCTGGGCGGCGGCGAGGTCCACTCCCGGGTCTCCGGTGTCACGGACCACCTCGCCGAGGACGACGCCCACGCCCTGCGGATCGTCCGCACGATCGTCTCGACGCTCCCCGACCGCGCCCCCCTGCCCTGGTCGGTCACGCAGGGCACGGAGCCGAAGGTGGACCCCGCCGGGCTGTACGGCGCGGTACCGGTCGACTCCCGCACCCCCTACGACGTACGCGAGGTCATCGCCCGCGTGGTGGACGGCTCGCGCTTCGCGGAGTTCAAGTCCGAGTTCGGCCAGACCCTCGTCACCGGCTTCGCGCACATCCACGGGCACCCGGTCGGGATCGTCGCCAACAACGGCATCCTGTTCTCCGAATCGGCCCAGAAGGGCGCGCACTTCATCGAACTGTGCGACCAGCGCGGCATCCCTCTCCTCTTCCTCCAGAACATCTCGGGCTTCATGGTGGGCCGCCAGTACGAGGCCGGGGGCATCGCCAAGCACGGCGCCAAGATGGTGACAGCGGTGGCCTGCACGCGCGTACCGAAGCTGACGGTGGTGGTCGGCGGGTCGTACGGGGCGGGCAACTACTCGATGTGCGGCCGGGCGTACTCCCCCCGCTTCCTGTGGATGTGGCCGAACGCCAAGATCTCCGTGATGGGCGGCGAGCAGGCCGCCTCCGTCCTCGCGACCGTCAAGCGCGACCAGCTGGAGGGCCGGGGCGAGTCCTGGCCGACGGACGAGGAAGAGGCCTTCAAGGACCCGATCCGCACCCAGTACGAGACCCAGGGCAACGCCTATTACGCCACGGCCCGGCTCTGGGACGACGGTGTGATCGACCCGATGGAGACCCGGCAGGTCCTGGGTCTGGCCCTGACCGCCTGTGCGAACGCGCCGCTGGGCGACCCCCAGTTCGGCGTCTTCCGGATGTAA
- the speB gene encoding agmatinase, translated as MNSNETPRGPVDSSRVPRYAGPATFARLPRLDEVGTTDVAVVGVPFDAGVSYRPGARFGGNAIREASRLLRPYNPAQDASPFALAQVADAGDIAANPFDINEAVETIEGAADELLGTGARLMTLGGDHTIALPLLRAVARKHGPVALLHFDAHLDTWDTYFGAEYTHGTPFRRAVEEGILDTEALSHVGTRGPLYGRQDLTDDEKMGFGIVTSADIYRRGADEVADQLRQRIGDRPLYISIDIDCLDPAHAPGTGTPEAGGMTSRELLEILRGLASCRLVSADVVEVAPAYDHAEITSVAASHTAYELTTIMSRQIAEARAQ; from the coding sequence ATGAACAGCAACGAGACGCCCCGCGGGCCCGTCGACTCGTCCCGCGTCCCGAGGTACGCGGGACCGGCGACCTTCGCCCGGCTGCCCCGCCTCGACGAGGTCGGTACCACCGATGTCGCCGTGGTCGGCGTGCCGTTCGACGCGGGCGTCTCGTACCGGCCGGGCGCCCGCTTCGGCGGGAACGCGATCCGTGAGGCGAGCCGGCTGCTGCGGCCGTACAACCCGGCGCAGGACGCCTCGCCGTTCGCCCTCGCGCAGGTCGCCGACGCCGGTGACATCGCCGCGAACCCCTTCGACATCAACGAGGCCGTGGAGACCATCGAGGGCGCCGCCGACGAACTCCTCGGCACCGGCGCCCGGCTGATGACCCTCGGCGGCGACCACACCATCGCCCTGCCGCTGCTGCGCGCGGTCGCCCGCAAGCACGGCCCGGTCGCGCTGCTGCACTTCGACGCGCACCTCGACACCTGGGACACCTACTTCGGCGCCGAGTACACGCACGGCACCCCGTTCCGGCGGGCCGTCGAGGAGGGCATCCTCGACACCGAGGCGCTCTCCCACGTCGGCACCCGCGGGCCGCTGTACGGCCGGCAGGACCTCACCGACGACGAGAAGATGGGCTTCGGCATCGTCACCTCCGCCGACATCTACCGGCGCGGCGCCGACGAGGTCGCCGACCAGCTGCGCCAGCGCATCGGCGACCGCCCGCTGTACATCTCCATCGACATCGACTGCCTCGACCCGGCCCACGCGCCCGGCACCGGCACGCCCGAGGCGGGCGGCATGACCTCCCGCGAACTCCTGGAGATCCTGCGCGGCCTCGCCTCCTGCCGGCTGGTCTCCGCGGACGTCGTCGAGGTCGCCCCCGCGTACGATCACGCCGAGATCACCTCGGTCGCCGCGTCCCACACGGCGTACGAACTGACCACCATCATGTCCCGCCAGATTGCAGAGGCCCGAGCGCAGTGA
- a CDS encoding PucR family transcriptional regulator, with protein MPDAAVPAVPPTPPVALAALLAREDLGLRQIAGPADAATVIHWAHTSEMADPYPYLLGGELLLTAGVHIPEAAGSGTYFDAYVSRIVEAGGAALGFGVAPVHDTVPRALVEACDQYGLPLVEVPPRTTFSGVARAVWQLMAQARHTELRRVTEAQQSLAAAAARPDPVPSVLRQLAQRTGGRAVLYAPDGGEVASAGRLPGPGAGVEVGAALAGLVGVVRPGGDGGGSGIGTGTGPGPGTGPAPSSASDTVAGVHLAAYALGTGQGFVLGVAAARRDPGDHTIASVGAVLLSLLTGEHQSSTGAARSSALVRMLLGAAPQEVAPLLDPGELWVVVHARPDGPAPDAVAASALGAALGSPLVDVAGDVVRVLVPAVRRELDAQPGWTCGVSAAVGPGEWGVGDAQAARALSRARATRAELVRHGDRPGLAGLVPPAEAAAHARAVLAPVAANPALTETLRTWLSLHGSWDRTAVALSVHRNTVRQRIARAATLLNTDLDDPDVRMELWFALRTE; from the coding sequence ATGCCGGACGCTGCCGTTCCCGCGGTCCCGCCCACCCCGCCGGTCGCGCTCGCCGCCCTGCTGGCCCGGGAGGATCTCGGGCTGCGGCAGATCGCGGGCCCGGCCGACGCGGCCACGGTGATCCACTGGGCGCACACCTCCGAGATGGCGGACCCGTACCCGTACCTGCTCGGCGGCGAGCTGCTGCTGACGGCCGGGGTGCACATCCCTGAGGCGGCGGGGTCGGGCACGTACTTCGACGCGTACGTGTCGAGGATCGTGGAGGCGGGGGGCGCCGCCCTCGGCTTCGGGGTGGCGCCGGTGCACGACACGGTGCCGCGGGCCCTGGTGGAGGCCTGCGACCAGTACGGGCTGCCGCTCGTGGAGGTGCCGCCCCGGACGACCTTCTCCGGCGTGGCGCGGGCGGTCTGGCAGCTCATGGCCCAGGCCCGGCACACCGAACTGCGCCGCGTCACGGAGGCCCAGCAGAGCCTGGCCGCCGCCGCGGCCCGCCCGGACCCGGTCCCGTCGGTGCTCCGGCAGCTCGCCCAGCGGACGGGGGGCCGCGCCGTGCTGTACGCCCCGGACGGCGGGGAGGTGGCCTCGGCGGGGCGGTTGCCGGGGCCGGGCGCGGGGGTCGAGGTGGGTGCGGCGCTGGCGGGGCTGGTGGGCGTGGTGCGGCCGGGCGGGGACGGCGGCGGCTCGGGCATCGGTACGGGTACGGGTCCAGGTCCGGGTACGGGTCCGGCTCCGTCCTCCGCGAGCGACACCGTGGCCGGTGTCCATCTCGCCGCGTACGCCCTCGGCACCGGCCAGGGCTTCGTCCTCGGCGTCGCCGCCGCGCGCCGCGATCCGGGCGACCACACGATCGCCTCCGTCGGCGCGGTCCTCCTCTCCCTCCTCACCGGTGAGCACCAGAGCAGTACGGGCGCGGCCCGCTCCTCGGCGCTCGTGCGCATGCTGCTGGGGGCCGCGCCGCAGGAGGTCGCTCCGCTGCTGGACCCCGGCGAGCTGTGGGTCGTCGTGCACGCCCGGCCCGACGGCCCCGCGCCGGACGCCGTGGCCGCGTCGGCGCTCGGGGCGGCGCTGGGGTCTCCGCTGGTCGACGTGGCGGGTGACGTCGTACGGGTCCTCGTCCCCGCGGTTCGGCGTGAGCTGGACGCGCAGCCGGGGTGGACGTGCGGGGTGAGCGCGGCCGTCGGCCCGGGCGAGTGGGGGGTCGGCGACGCGCAGGCGGCGCGGGCGCTGTCGCGGGCGCGGGCGACCCGCGCGGAGCTGGTCCGCCACGGTGACCGGCCGGGGCTGGCCGGGCTCGTGCCGCCGGCCGAGGCCGCGGCGCACGCCCGTGCGGTGCTCGCCCCCGTCGCGGCGAACCCCGCCCTCACGGAGACCCTCCGCACCTGGCTGTCCCTGCACGGCAGCTGGGACCGTACGGCGGTGGCGCTCTCCGTGCACCGCAACACGGTCCGCCAACGGATCGCTCGCGCGGCGACGCTCCTGAACACGGACCTGGACGACCCGGACGTCCGCATGGAACTGTGGTTCGCCCTCCGCACCGAATAA
- a CDS encoding thiamine pyrophosphate-binding protein has product MTHDHDLVLRPTPEQTEAALNPPPGRNGGDLVVETLAGLGATTVFGLPGQHALGMFDALRRSDLAYIGLRVENNAGFAADAYGRITGEAAPLLLSTGPGALTSLAALQEAAAASAPVLAISSQIPGAGLGGGRHGYLHELPDQQASFRGVVKSVHTVRTQSQIPSAIAEAWESALTAPHGPVWVEIPQDVLLAETALPVVTAVDAAPHDLPPRPELTAVAADLLANAARPVIIAGGGVVRADASGKLRQLAERLDAPVVTTFGGKGAFPWNHPLSLQSWLEDRHTTDFLEDADVLLVVGSGLGELSSNYYTFKPRGRVIQIEADLGKLESNHPALGIHADARLALSALLETITEKRRDETAADRVRTVLDLVRERIDAQELTLEQQVLAAVREALPDRSASFWDMTILAYWAWSAFDARRPNTMHSAQGAGGLGYAFPAAIGGAVADPTHPVLAVSGDGGALYSIAELATARQHDLDVTWLIVDDGGYGILREYMTDAFGQSTATELTRPDYVALAESFGVPAARTTPDTLAADLAKALATPGPSVVVLPALLRMFAPTHLG; this is encoded by the coding sequence GTGACCCACGACCACGACCTGGTGCTCCGCCCGACCCCGGAGCAGACGGAGGCCGCGCTCAACCCGCCGCCCGGCCGCAACGGCGGAGACCTGGTCGTGGAGACCCTCGCCGGTCTCGGCGCGACCACCGTCTTCGGCCTCCCCGGCCAGCACGCGCTCGGCATGTTCGACGCGCTGCGCCGCTCCGACCTCGCGTACATCGGGCTGCGGGTCGAGAACAACGCCGGGTTCGCCGCCGACGCGTACGGCCGGATCACCGGCGAGGCAGCCCCGCTGCTCCTGTCGACCGGGCCCGGCGCGCTGACCTCGCTGGCCGCGCTCCAGGAGGCGGCGGCGGCCAGCGCCCCCGTCCTCGCCATCAGCAGCCAGATCCCCGGCGCGGGACTCGGCGGCGGCCGGCACGGCTACCTCCACGAACTCCCCGACCAGCAGGCCTCGTTCCGGGGTGTGGTGAAGTCCGTCCACACGGTCCGTACGCAGTCGCAGATCCCCTCCGCGATCGCCGAGGCCTGGGAGTCGGCGCTCACCGCCCCGCACGGGCCCGTATGGGTGGAGATCCCGCAGGACGTGCTGCTCGCCGAGACGGCCCTGCCCGTCGTCACCGCCGTGGACGCGGCACCCCACGATCTGCCGCCGCGCCCCGAACTGACCGCCGTGGCCGCCGACCTGCTCGCGAACGCCGCCCGACCGGTGATCATCGCGGGCGGCGGAGTCGTACGCGCCGACGCGTCGGGCAAGCTGCGGCAGCTCGCCGAACGGCTGGACGCGCCCGTCGTCACCACCTTCGGCGGCAAGGGCGCCTTCCCCTGGAACCATCCGCTCTCGCTGCAGTCCTGGCTGGAGGACCGGCACACCACGGACTTCCTGGAGGACGCCGACGTGCTCCTCGTGGTCGGCTCGGGGCTGGGGGAATTGTCCTCCAACTACTACACGTTCAAGCCCCGCGGCCGGGTGATCCAGATCGAGGCCGACCTCGGGAAGCTGGAGTCCAACCACCCCGCCCTCGGCATCCACGCGGACGCCCGCCTCGCCCTGTCCGCGCTGCTCGAAACCATTACGGAGAAACGGCGGGACGAGACGGCCGCGGACCGCGTACGGACCGTGCTCGACCTCGTCCGCGAGCGGATCGACGCGCAGGAACTCACCCTGGAACAGCAGGTGCTGGCCGCGGTCCGGGAAGCCCTGCCGGACCGGTCGGCGAGCTTCTGGGACATGACGATCCTCGCCTACTGGGCCTGGTCCGCCTTCGACGCCCGGCGCCCCAACACCATGCACTCCGCGCAGGGCGCGGGCGGCCTCGGCTACGCCTTCCCGGCGGCGATCGGCGGGGCGGTGGCCGACCCCACCCACCCGGTCCTCGCGGTCTCCGGCGACGGCGGCGCGCTCTACTCCATCGCCGAACTCGCCACCGCGCGGCAGCACGACCTGGACGTGACCTGGCTGATCGTCGACGACGGCGGCTACGGCATCCTGCGCGAGTACATGACGGACGCCTTCGGACAGTCCACGGCCACGGAACTCACCCGCCCGGACTATGTGGCGCTCGCGGAGTCCTTCGGCGTCCCGGCCGCCCGGACCACCCCGGACACCCTCGCCGCCGACCTCGCCAAGGCCCTCGCCACACCAGGTCCCTCGGTGGTCGTGCTGCCGGCGCTGCTGCGGATGTTCGCGCCGACGCACCTGGGCTGA